The Desulfonatronum lacustre DSM 10312 region GTCCTCCGGGATCTCCCAGACGCGTTCCTTATACCAGGAAAAGGTGTTCACCTTGTTGAAGGAGCCGCAGGGCTGGAGAATGTCCACCAGGGCGAAGCCCGGGAAGGCGTGGGCCTGGCGGATCAGGTCGGCCAGGTGGTCCGGCTTTCCGGCGAAGCCGCGGGCCACGAATCCGGCCTGCATGGCCACGGCCACGGCCACGGGGTTGAAGGCCTGTGAGGACGCTCCCTGGGGTTGGGCCTTGGTGGCGTGGCCGTGCTGCGTGGTGGGGCTGGCCTGGCCTTTGGTCAGGCCGTAGATCTGGTTGTCGTGGACCAGCATGGTGATGTCCGCGTTGCGCCGTAGCGCGGCCAGGAAATGGTTGCCGCCCTCGCCGTAGGAGCAGCCGTCTCCGCTTTCAACGAAAACGTGGAGCCCTGGGTTGGCCAGCTTGGCGCCGGTGGCCGCGGGCAAGGCCCTGCCGTGCAGGCCGTTGAAGACGTTGCAGCGCAGATAGTGCGGCGTCTTGGCCGCCTGGCCGATGCCGGAGACCATCAGCACTTGGTGGGGGGCCAGGCCGCTGTCGGCCAGGGCCTTTTTGAGCGCCTTGAGGATGGAGAAGTTTCCGCATCCCGGGCACCAGGCCGTTTCAAACTCCCCGAAATCTTCGATCGTCGTCATGTGTCTCTCCCCACGGCCTTGCGGGATTCCTGTTCCCGGCCGGTTTCGACATTCAGTTCGCGCAAAATGTCAGCCGCTGTGAACGGCAGTCCGTCGTAGCGCAGGATGGAGCGGGAGACGCTGAATCCGACCTCCTTGCGCAGCAGTCCGGCGAACTGCCCCGTGGCGTTGCTCTCGATGCAGACGGTTTCCCGGGCTTGCCGCAACCGCTCCAGAAACTGCTCCGGCCGCAGGGGCCAGACCTGACGGAAGTGGAGCAATCCCACGTTGCGTCCCTCCTTGCGCAGGATCTCCGCGGCCTCGTCCGCCGGTCCCAAGGTCGATCCCCAGCAGATCAGCAGCAGATCGCTCTGCTCGTCCCCGATGTAGGTCGGGGCCAGAGCGGCTTCCCGCAACCTCCGTTCCTTGGCCAGCCGCTTTTCGACCATCCGCTTTCGGATGGTCAGATCCTCGGTGATATGTCCGTCCTCGGTATGCTCATCGCTGTCCAGGACCACCAGATGCTCTCCCGTGCCGGGCAGCAGCCGGGGGGATGCGCCGTCTTCGGTAAAGGCGTAGCGCTTGTAGTCGAGCGGTTGATCGCAGGTCCGGGCCGGGCGGAGTGGTTCGCTGAGCATGTCCAAATCAAACGGCGGGACGGCCTGGATGGTGTCGGCCAGGTATTGGTCGGTCATGACGATGACCGGACCTTGGGAGTGTTCGGCCAGGTTCACGGCGGCGTGGGTCAGGCGGAAGCACTCCTCGACGCTGCCAGGGGTAAGAATGGCTCGGGGAAACTCCCCGTGTCCGGCGTAGAGGGCCAGGTTCAGATCGCCCTGTTCGGTCCGGGTGGGCAGGCCGGTGGCCGGTCCGGGTCGTTGGCCCAGAACCAGCACCAGGGGGGTTTCGGTCATTCCGGCCAAACTGATTCCTTCGGTCATCAGGGCGAATCCACCGCCGGAGGTGGGCACGATGGCCGGCGCTCCGGCATAGGATGCGCCAAGGGCCATGTTCACCGCCGCGATCTCGTCCTCGGCCTGCTCCACCACCAGCCCGAAGTCCATGGCCGCGGCGCTCAGGGTCAGAGCCACGCCCGTGGCCGGGGTCATGGGGTAGAAGGCGCAGAAACGCGTGCCTGCGGCCAAGGCCCCCAGGGCTACGGCTTGGTTGCCGTTCAAGACCATGCGTCTGGTCGGCTTCGGAGGTTCGGGGAGGGGCTGAAAGGCCGCGGACTGTTCGGAGGCCCACGCCGCCGCGGCGTGAAGGACGTTCACGTTTTTCTCCGCCACGTCGGCCTTTTTTTTGGCGAAAGCTTCTCGAACCAAGTCCGTGGTCACGTTTTCTGGAAGCCCGAGGAGCCGGGCCGCGACTTCCAAGGCCACGATGTTGTGGAAGACTTTATTGGGGGCCAGCTCGGCGAAGGGAACGCGCAGGGCGCGGTCCCTTTTGGCTTCCTGATCTCCGTCCCTCGTTGCGGCTTGGTCGTCGTGTTCCGCGTCCATAAGGACCAGGGCGTTTTCGGTCAGCTCCTCGCGATGCAAGGAAATGCTTTCCCGGTTCAGGGCGATCAGGAGATCCACGTCCCGGATCCCGGCCCGGATCGGCCCGAGGCCGGTGCGCACGGCAAAGGTGTTGTGCCCGCCGCGAATGCGGGATTCGTACCCCTGGGTGACGAAAATTTCATAGCCTGATCTGACCAGGGCCTTGGCCAGAAGCATGCCCACCGTGGCCAAGCCCTGCCCGGCTTCCCCGGCGATCAGGATGTTTTTGGATAGGCGCATGAACGACTCCGGGGTGAAAGGTTGGCCGCATGTGTGCGGTCTGGAATTCGAAAAGAGCCTTGTCCCGGCGCGCGCCGCCGTGCGCCGGGACAAGACGGCGTATCGTGGAGGATGCGTCGTGAAGCGGAAAAAATGCGGTCAGGCGGTCGGCTGGGAGCAAGGGCAGGCAGAGGCCCTGCCGGCCAGTTCCCGGTCGATCATGAACAGGCCGCCGCCGTCCTTGCCCAGGAGTTTCAGTTTTTGCAGCACGGCGTTCACGCTGGCTTCCTCTTCCACCTGCTCGGTGACGAACCACTGCAAGAAGATGTTCGTGGCATGGTCTTTTTCTGCAATGGCCAGGTCGACCAAGTTGTTGATCAGGGCGGTGACTTTTTGTTCGTGTTCCAGCACGGCCTCGAACACGGCCGTCGGAGAATCCCAGGACGAGGGCGGGGCCTCGATGGCTTTCAGAGTGTTTTTTCCGCCCCGTTCGTTGATGAAGGCGTAAAACTTCATGGCATGACCGAGTTCTTCCTGGGACTGCATGTTCATCCAGTGGGTGAAGCCTTCCAGGTCGTGGTCGCTGAAATAGGCGGCCATGGCCAGATAGAGGTAGGCCGAGTAGAGTTCGGCGTTAACCTGCTCGTTCAGGGCCTGTTCGATTTTCGGGGTCAGCATGTAGGGTTCCTCCTGACGTTGAGCGATGAAGGGGACGAAATTCGCCTTTGCGGACGGAATCGATCCGAAGCGCAAGAGGCTTGTTCAAGATGGATAAGAAATCTACAGAATCCAGATGCACAGGTCAAAGCCGTCGGATCAGCTCGCGAATGATGAAACCGGGGGGTGAGAGGGAGTCTCGACCTTCGTCGGCCAAGGGATCGCAATCGCAATCAATTCTGAAATCAAGGTGTTGAAAAGGGTGTCGGAAAAACTCTTTTCGATCAGGATTTCGAATTGGTCCCGGTACATGTGCACAGTGAGTTCAGATAGGTCCCGTTGTTCTCCGAATCAATGGTTGCAGGGATGCCTTGAGCAGGGTAAGGACGTGGCGTGCACGTTCGTGCATTATGGAACAAGGAGCCCTGGGGTTGCATCGACAGCAAGGGCCTGCCCTAAGATATGGATATCGCAAGGAGTCTTTTTTTGATGAACAAAGCGGAAGTGGATTCCAAGATTTGGGAAAATGCCTGGGCCATCGTGCTGGCCGGCGGCTCCGGCACCCGGCTGTGGCCCATGTCCCGGGCCCTGCTGCCCAAACAATTGCTGGCCTTGAACGGGGAGAAAACCTTGCTGCAACAGACCGCCGAGCGGTTGTTGGGGCGACTGCCCGCCGAGCGAATCGTCACCGTGACCAACGAGGAACATTTTTTCGAGGTTTGCTCGCAGTTGGCCGAAGTGCACCCGGGCCTGAAGGATCACGTGCTCAAGGAGCCCCTGGCCCGCAACACGCTTCCGGCGATCCTGCTCGGCCTGGACAGGATCGTCGCGGCTCAGGATACGGAGCACGGGCAGGCTCTGGTGGGCGTTTTCCCTTCGGACCACATGATCGGCGATCAAGCCAGGTTCGAGGCCGATTGGGGACAGGCCTTGGCCCTGGCGGATCAGGACTGGTTCGTGACCTTCGGCATTCCGCCCACCAAGCCGGAGACCGGCTACGGATACATCGCCAAGGCCGAGGAACTGGCGCCGGGCGCGTACAAGGTAGCGGGCTTCGTGGAGAAACCCCCGCTGGAGGCGGCGCGGGAGTTCGTCAGCGCCGGCACCCACTCCTGGAACAGCGGAATGTTCATTGTTCCCTCCTCGGCGTTCCTGGACGCCGTTGAAGAATTTCAGCCCCGGCTCTGGGCGTGGTGGCGGGAGCGGGACGAACGTGACTTGGCTTCCGGGTACGGCGACATTCCCGACATTTCGGTGGACTATGGGATCATGGAGCATGCCCGGCGCTTGGCGGTGGTGGAAGCCGGATTTTCCTGGGACGACCTGGGAAGCTGGGAAGCCATGTTCCGGATGGGCGAGCAAGACGCCGTGGACCATTGCGTGGTCAAGGGCGACGTGCTGGCCCTGGACTGCCGGGACAGCCTGCTGTTTTCCTCGGGCGGCAAGCTGGCCGCCGTGGGGCTGGAGGGCGTGGCCGTGGTCCAGACCAGGGACGCGACCCTGGTCTGCCCGTTGAGTCAGGTCCAGCGAGTCAAGGACGTGGTCAACCGGCTGAAGGCCGAGAAGTCCACCCTGGTGGAGGCTCACGTCACGGTACGTCGGCCCTGGGGCAGCTACACGGTGTTGGAGGAAGGCCAATTCTACAAGATCAAGCGGATCATGGTCCATCCGGGGGCGAGGCTGAGCCTGCAGATGCATCACCATCGCAGCGAACACTGGGTGGTGATCAAAGGCACGGCTCTGGTCCAGGTGGGGGACAAGGAAACGCTGGTCGCGGAGAATCAGTCCGTGGACATTCCCAAAACCGCGATGCACAGACTTTCCAATCCGGGCCGGGTTCCGGTGGAGATCATCGAGATCCAGAGCGGGCCCTATCTGGAGGAGGACGACATCGTTCGGTTCGACGATGTTTATGGACGGAGCCGGCCCGAGCCTTCCAAGTGAGGCGGATACGGGTTGCCTGAACTGTTCGTTAGTAAGGCAACATGTTTTTTTTATTCATCTTAACTTGCGCCCATGCTTCGTGAATTTTTTCATTTATGCTTGACAGGGCTTTGCTCTCTTGCATAGGGTGCCGAAAATTTGGATCCAGGTAGGGAAACCTGAGGCTCTTTTCATCATCAACACTACAGCATGTGAGGCAACATGATGGAAGAAAAGAAAGGGGGAACGAGTGCGGGCGGAGTAGTTCTGCCGTTCTTGTTGGGGTTTGTGGCCGCGTTGGCCTTCGGATGGTGGGGAGTTCCACAGCTGTTATACAGCAAGAAGGTCCAACCGCTTGTTTTTACACACCAAAACCACATCGAGTTGTATGGGATGATGTGTGACGACTGTCACTCCTTCCGGAGGGATGGCTCCTTTGCGGGGTTGCCCGATAATGCCAAGTGCGCGGAGTGCCACTCTTTTCCCATGGGCGACCATCCGGATGAGATCAAGTTCGTGGAAGAGTACTACGAAAAGGGGATTGAGGTTCCGTGGCTGGTTTATCAGTATCAACCGGACAACGTCTTTTTCTCCCACGCCGCGCACAGAGAGTATGATTGCGCCACCGCCGGCTGTCATCCGGACGTGGGCAGTTCCAACGAGTTGCCGGCCTACTATGAAAACCGCCTGACCAAGTACAGTCGGGATACGATGAAGATGAAGGACTGCGAGCGGTGTCACGCCACGGTGGCCGCCCAGGAGCCGGAGCGGTTCGCTGGTGCTCCCAATGCCTGCCAGATCTGTCATAAATAGAGAGGGGTGATATAAAATGGCACTTAATCGGAGAAGTTTTCTCACGTTTGCTGCCGGGGGTGTCGCGGGAACCCTGTTCACCCCGGTGATTTGGAAATCCATTGACGACACGGCCATCTGGACCCAGAACTGGCCGTGGATTCCCCGGCTGGAGTACGGACCGCGGGCCTATGCCGCGACCACCTGCAAGCTCTGCCCCGCCGGGTGCGGCCTGAACATTCGCACCGCCGGCGGCCGCCCCGTGGCCGCTGAAGGACGAACCGATCATCCGCTGAGCCAGGGCGGGATCTGTCCCCTGGGCGCGGCCGCGGTGCAGCTGCTGTACGCTCCGGCCCGGATCAAAGGACCGATGCAGAAGCAGGCCGACGGAACGCACCAGCCCATTTCCTGGGACCAGGCCGAAGCCTTGTTGAAGGAGAAGTTGGCTGAACAGAACGGCAAAAAAGACGCCGTGGTCTGCGTCAGCGGGGATGAAAACGGGACCATCAACGAACTCTTTTCCGCCTTGCTGGGCGGCCTGGGTTCGGACGGCTGTTTCCTGATGCCCGGCGAGCAGATCGTGGCTTCCAAGATTCTTCGCGAGGGAAGCATCGGCTACGACCTCGAAAACGCGGATTTCGTCCTGGTTTTCGGCGCGGACCTGCTGGACGGTTGGGGCACCGCCGTCCGGAACAAAAAGGCTTACGGCGCCGCGCACCCCATGGGCGAGGAAGCCTCGGCGGAATACGTCTATGTCGGACCGACGCAGAACGTCACCGGCGGCGCGGCCGACCAGTGGGTCTCTATTGCTCCGGGCATGGAAGGCGTTTTAGCCCTGGGCGTCGCCTACCATCTCCTGCAGGGCGGGATGACCGCTCCCCAGGCTCATGACTTTTTCGCCTATCGCAATTTCGTCATCAATCGCTACACCCCGGAATACGTCGAACGCCTGACCGGCGTGGCTCCGGAGCAGGTGGCCGAATTGGCCCGAAAGCTGCGCTCCGCAAACAAGCCGCTGATCATCCCGGGGTCCACCATCGCCCAGGGCGGCGGCGTGTTCAACTTTGCCGCGGCCTTGAGCCTGAACATGCTGTTCGACAACGTCAACTCCGCGGGCGGTATTCAAGTCCTGCCGGATCTGCCCACGGTGGTTTCGGGAGCCAAGGAGCCAGCCCAGGTTCGGGCCAAGGACCTGGTCGCCTATGTTCAGGGCGTGGCTGAAGGCAAAGTGAGCAAGCCGGCCGTGTGTTTGGTCTACGAGGCCAATCCGCTCTTCGCCCTGCCGCTGCCCGACGTGACGGCCCAGGCTTTTGACGGCACGTATCTGGTCAGCTTCAGCACATTCTACGACGAAACAGCCGCCCAGGCAGACCTGCTGCTGCCCACGCCCACCTTCATAGAACGGTTCGACGACGTCCAGACGCCCTATGGCTCCGGTTTCGCCAGCTACAGCCTGACGCGGCCGGCGATCCGCCAGCCCATTTTCGACACCAAGCCTACCGGCGACGTGCTGCTGGCCGTGGCCAAGGCGCTGGGGATCGATCTTGGATTCGCGTCTTTTGACAAGGTGCTGGAGGCCAAGGTGGCCGTCTTGAGCGAGCTGGAAGGCTTCTTCACGGACAAGGTTCAGCCCTGGGAGGCCAGAGCCGGCAAAGCTCCCGCCGCGGCTTCGGGCAACCTGTGGCGGACCATCTCCAGAGGCGCTGTCTGGGCTTCCATCACGGAACCCTTTCCCACGGCCATGCAGCTCGGCTCCACGATCATTTCCCAGACCGCTCCCCCCGACGCCGAGGACTGGACCTTCCCGGTCAGCTTGGCGGCCATGGACAGCCGGACCTACGGCTCCCGGCACATCGCCATTCCGCCGTTTTGCCTGCCGCTTTTGGGCGAACAGGAAATCCAGGGCGACGTGTTCTACGTCTGGATGAATTCCGCCACAGCCCGCTCCTACGGCTTGCAAGCCGAGGACAGGGTCACGTTGACCGGCCCCAACGGCTCCTGTCTGGCCAAGGTGCGCATTTTCGAGGGCGTGGGCCGGAACATGGTCGCTGCTCCGCTGGGCTTCGGCCACACGGCTTGGGACAAGTTCAGCCGGAACAAGGGAGACAACATCTACAAAGTGTTGACGGTACGTACCGAACCGGGGAGCAACCTGGCCGTTTGGGCCGATTCCCGCGTGCGCATCGCCAAAGCCTAAAGGAAGGTTGAGCATATGGTTTTGTATCTCAAGGAATTCAAAATCAAGTGGGGAATGGTCATCGACCTGGACCGCTGCACCGGTTGCGGAGCCTGCATGGTCGCCTGTCAGGCGGAAAACAACATCGCTCCTCCGGTGGACGCTTCGAACAAGCGCTATAGCCTGACTTGGCTGTTGGTCTACCAGCTCTCCAACAAGCAGCCCTATCCGAACCACGACGTGGCCTACATGCCGCGCCCGTGTTTACAGTGCGGAAAGCCGAACTGCGTGCCGGTCTGCCCGGTCATCGCCACGGACAAGAACCAGGAAGGCGGGATCGTCAGCCAGGTCAACGCCCGGTGCATCGGCTGCCGGTACTGCATGGCCGCCTGCCCCTATCATGCCCGATACTTCAACTGGCATGACCCGGTCTGGCCCGAAGGCATGGAAAAGACTCTCACTCCGGACGTTTCCACCCGGCCCCGGGGCGTGGTGGAAAAATGTCTGTTCTGTCACCATCGCTACATGGCCGCTCGGGACAAGGCCCGGATCGAAGACCGCGACCCCAACGCCCTGGCCGAGGGCGACTACATCCCGGCCTGCGTGGAGATGTGTCCCACCGGGGCCATGGTTTTCGGCGACCTGGAAAATCCGGAGCACAAAGTCCATAAGCTTTCCAAAAGCCCGTATGCGTTTCGGCTGTTGGAGCGCTTGAACACCAAACCTCAGGTCTACTACTACAGCAAGCGGGAATGGGTCCGGAAGCAGGGCGACAATTACCTTGAACATGAAACGGTCGGAGGGGTCTAGACCATGAGTGATAAAGAATTGTGGCCCGAAGGGGTCCAGCGTTGCTCCTTGAAGCTGTTCATCGCCTGGCTGGCGGTCATCTTCGCCGTGCTGGCCTGGGGCGTTTACGCCGCCTACGTGGTCTGGTCCGGCGGGCTGATCGTCACGGGCATGGACAATTACTTCGCCTTTGGCTTGTACATCATCTTCGACTTGGCCGTGATCGCCCTCGGGGCCGGGGCCTTTTTCAGCGGGCTCTTGTATTACCTGATCCGCGTCGAAGGTCTGAAGAACATCATCAACCTGGCGGTGATCATCGGCTTCATCTGCTACTCCGGTGCGCTGCTGATCCTGACCCTGGAAGTCGGTCAGCCGCTGCGGGCCTGGTTCGGATTCTGGCACCCCAACGTCCACTCCATGCTCACGGAAGTCATCTTCTGCATCACTGTGTACATGTTGGTGCTGACCATCGAGTTCATTCCGATCATTCTGGAGAACCGCAAGCTGAACAAGATCAAGTTCCTGCATCACATGGCCCACAACTTCCACGTGATCATGCCCTTGTTCGCCGGTGTCGGGGCCTTCCTGTCCTTCTTCCACCAGGGCTCTCTGGGCGGCATGTACGGCGTGCTGTTCTCCCGGCCCTACGCTTTTCGTGAAGGCTTCTTCATCTGGCCCTGGACCTTCTTCCTGTTCATCCTTTCCGCCGTGGCCTCGGGACCGGGCTTCACCATGCTGGTCGCCACGCTGATGGAGAAAATGACCGGCCGCAAGCTGGTGGACTTCAGCGTCAAGGCCTTGATGGGCAAGATTTCCGGTACCATGCTGGCCATCTATTTGGTCTTCAAGTACCTGGACACGTGGGCCTGGGCCACCGGCATCCTGCCCCGATCCGGCCTGACCTTCAGTGAAGTGTTCTACGGCGTGGCCTACGGCAAGTGGCTGCTGTTCTCCGAACTGATCGTCTGCGGCCTGTTCCCGGCCATCCTGCTGCTCAACGCCAAGACCCGGAACACCCCGTGGATTCTCTATTCCGCATGTACCCTGGTCGGCATCGGCGTGATCATCAACCGGTACGTCCAAACCGCCCAGACCCTGGCTCACCCGGTCATGCCCTTCGACCGCTGGTACGTCTACATGCCCACCTGGGCTGAATGGGCCCCGTCCCTGGCCATCATCGCCTACGGCGCCCTGATCCTCAGCCTGGCCTACCGCTATCTGCCGGTTTTCCCGCAGGAGCGGAAGCTGAATCAGGCCTAATATCTACGAGGCCTAAAGACGACAAAGCGCCCCTTTCCGTGAGGAGAGGGGCGCTTTTTTATGTTTGGAGTTTGGTGAGGATTCGGCTGAGATGAGGGTGCAGGGTCGGAAAAAAATCTTTTTGTCGCTACTTACTCAGCAAGTCTCGAAGGGAGCGAAATCCCGGCTCGAAAGTCGGTCGGACAATGTGCCGCCCGCTACCCGGTTCGGCGTTGACGCGGCCTTCGCGCACCACTTCCCATCCAGCCAGATAAGTGGCCACGGGTGCGCCGCGAAAGGCCATGCCTTCGAACACGCTGTAGTCCACGGCGTGGTGATGAGTTTTGGCGCTGACCGTGTGTTCGGCCTGGGGATCCCAGAGCACGATGTCCGCGTCCGCGCCGGGAAGGATGCAGCCCTTGCCGGGATATATGTTGAACAGGCGGGCCGCGTTGGTGGAGGTTACGGCCACGAATTGTTCCGGCGTCAGACGGCCCTGGGCCACGCCGCCGTCCCAGATCACCCGCATCCGATCCTCCAGTCCCGGGGTGCCGCTGGGCAGCTTGGAGAAGTCGCGCAACCCGCCTTGGCGTTGGGCGTCGGTGAAGGCGCAGTTGTCGCTGGCCGTGACCTGGATGGCCCCGGTGGTCAGCCCGGTCCACAGGGCTTCGCGGTCCTCCTTGGGGCGAAACGGCGGGCTCATCACAAAGCGGGCCGCGGCCTGGGCGTCCTCCTGCTCGTAAACTGTCGCGTCCACGGCCAGATGGCCGCCCAGGCATTCCGCGAACACGGGCAAGCCGCGGGCCCGGGCCGCGATCACCGCGTCCAGGGCCTGGGCGCAGGAGAGGTGGACGATGTAAAGCGGCACGCTCGCGGCCTCGGCCACGGCAATGGCCCGCCACGTGGCGTCCGCCTCCCCGGACGCGGGATGGGAGATTGGGTGGCCCCTGGGGTGGGTTACTCCCTGGGCCAGGAGCTTGCGTTGCAGAAAGGGGATGATCTCGGCATTCTCGGCATGAACGGTGCACAGACAGCCCAGCTCCCCGGCCCGGGCGAAGCTGTCCGGCATCTGCTCCGGATCGAG contains the following coding sequences:
- a CDS encoding 2-oxoacid:ferredoxin oxidoreductase subunit beta translates to MTTIEDFGEFETAWCPGCGNFSILKALKKALADSGLAPHQVLMVSGIGQAAKTPHYLRCNVFNGLHGRALPAATGAKLANPGLHVFVESGDGCSYGEGGNHFLAALRRNADITMLVHDNQIYGLTKGQASPTTQHGHATKAQPQGASSQAFNPVAVAVAMQAGFVARGFAGKPDHLADLIRQAHAFPGFALVDILQPCGSFNKVNTFSWYKERVWEIPEDHDPADWNQAMTLARMFGDRIPIGVIRRDESRPTFESHFPVLQEGPLFGRTPDRVKLTRLMESYM
- a CDS encoding 2-oxoacid:acceptor oxidoreductase subunit alpha; translation: MRLSKNILIAGEAGQGLATVGMLLAKALVRSGYEIFVTQGYESRIRGGHNTFAVRTGLGPIRAGIRDVDLLIALNRESISLHREELTENALVLMDAEHDDQAATRDGDQEAKRDRALRVPFAELAPNKVFHNIVALEVAARLLGLPENVTTDLVREAFAKKKADVAEKNVNVLHAAAAWASEQSAAFQPLPEPPKPTRRMVLNGNQAVALGALAAGTRFCAFYPMTPATGVALTLSAAAMDFGLVVEQAEDEIAAVNMALGASYAGAPAIVPTSGGGFALMTEGISLAGMTETPLVLVLGQRPGPATGLPTRTEQGDLNLALYAGHGEFPRAILTPGSVEECFRLTHAAVNLAEHSQGPVIVMTDQYLADTIQAVPPFDLDMLSEPLRPARTCDQPLDYKRYAFTEDGASPRLLPGTGEHLVVLDSDEHTEDGHITEDLTIRKRMVEKRLAKERRLREAALAPTYIGDEQSDLLLICWGSTLGPADEAAEILRKEGRNVGLLHFRQVWPLRPEQFLERLRQARETVCIESNATGQFAGLLRKEVGFSVSRSILRYDGLPFTAADILRELNVETGREQESRKAVGRDT
- a CDS encoding ferritin; the protein is MLTPKIEQALNEQVNAELYSAYLYLAMAAYFSDHDLEGFTHWMNMQSQEELGHAMKFYAFINERGGKNTLKAIEAPPSSWDSPTAVFEAVLEHEQKVTALINNLVDLAIAEKDHATNIFLQWFVTEQVEEEASVNAVLQKLKLLGKDGGGLFMIDRELAGRASACPCSQPTA
- a CDS encoding mannose-1-phosphate guanylyltransferase/mannose-6-phosphate isomerase; translation: MNKAEVDSKIWENAWAIVLAGGSGTRLWPMSRALLPKQLLALNGEKTLLQQTAERLLGRLPAERIVTVTNEEHFFEVCSQLAEVHPGLKDHVLKEPLARNTLPAILLGLDRIVAAQDTEHGQALVGVFPSDHMIGDQARFEADWGQALALADQDWFVTFGIPPTKPETGYGYIAKAEELAPGAYKVAGFVEKPPLEAAREFVSAGTHSWNSGMFIVPSSAFLDAVEEFQPRLWAWWRERDERDLASGYGDIPDISVDYGIMEHARRLAVVEAGFSWDDLGSWEAMFRMGEQDAVDHCVVKGDVLALDCRDSLLFSSGGKLAAVGLEGVAVVQTRDATLVCPLSQVQRVKDVVNRLKAEKSTLVEAHVTVRRPWGSYTVLEEGQFYKIKRIMVHPGARLSLQMHHHRSEHWVVIKGTALVQVGDKETLVAENQSVDIPKTAMHRLSNPGRVPVEIIEIQSGPYLEEDDIVRFDDVYGRSRPEPSK
- the qrcA gene encoding menaquinone reductase multiheme cytochrome c subunit QrcA yields the protein MEEKKGGTSAGGVVLPFLLGFVAALAFGWWGVPQLLYSKKVQPLVFTHQNHIELYGMMCDDCHSFRRDGSFAGLPDNAKCAECHSFPMGDHPDEIKFVEEYYEKGIEVPWLVYQYQPDNVFFSHAAHREYDCATAGCHPDVGSSNELPAYYENRLTKYSRDTMKMKDCERCHATVAAQEPERFAGAPNACQICHK
- the qrcB gene encoding menaquinone reductase molybdopterin-binding-like subunit QrcB gives rise to the protein MALNRRSFLTFAAGGVAGTLFTPVIWKSIDDTAIWTQNWPWIPRLEYGPRAYAATTCKLCPAGCGLNIRTAGGRPVAAEGRTDHPLSQGGICPLGAAAVQLLYAPARIKGPMQKQADGTHQPISWDQAEALLKEKLAEQNGKKDAVVCVSGDENGTINELFSALLGGLGSDGCFLMPGEQIVASKILREGSIGYDLENADFVLVFGADLLDGWGTAVRNKKAYGAAHPMGEEASAEYVYVGPTQNVTGGAADQWVSIAPGMEGVLALGVAYHLLQGGMTAPQAHDFFAYRNFVINRYTPEYVERLTGVAPEQVAELARKLRSANKPLIIPGSTIAQGGGVFNFAAALSLNMLFDNVNSAGGIQVLPDLPTVVSGAKEPAQVRAKDLVAYVQGVAEGKVSKPAVCLVYEANPLFALPLPDVTAQAFDGTYLVSFSTFYDETAAQADLLLPTPTFIERFDDVQTPYGSGFASYSLTRPAIRQPIFDTKPTGDVLLAVAKALGIDLGFASFDKVLEAKVAVLSELEGFFTDKVQPWEARAGKAPAAASGNLWRTISRGAVWASITEPFPTAMQLGSTIISQTAPPDAEDWTFPVSLAAMDSRTYGSRHIAIPPFCLPLLGEQEIQGDVFYVWMNSATARSYGLQAEDRVTLTGPNGSCLAKVRIFEGVGRNMVAAPLGFGHTAWDKFSRNKGDNIYKVLTVRTEPGSNLAVWADSRVRIAKA
- the qrcC gene encoding menaquinone reductase iron-sulfur cluster-binding subunit QrcC, which produces MVLYLKEFKIKWGMVIDLDRCTGCGACMVACQAENNIAPPVDASNKRYSLTWLLVYQLSNKQPYPNHDVAYMPRPCLQCGKPNCVPVCPVIATDKNQEGGIVSQVNARCIGCRYCMAACPYHARYFNWHDPVWPEGMEKTLTPDVSTRPRGVVEKCLFCHHRYMAARDKARIEDRDPNALAEGDYIPACVEMCPTGAMVFGDLENPEHKVHKLSKSPYAFRLLERLNTKPQVYYYSKREWVRKQGDNYLEHETVGGV
- the qrcD gene encoding menaquinone reductase integral membrane subunit QrcD, yielding MSDKELWPEGVQRCSLKLFIAWLAVIFAVLAWGVYAAYVVWSGGLIVTGMDNYFAFGLYIIFDLAVIALGAGAFFSGLLYYLIRVEGLKNIINLAVIIGFICYSGALLILTLEVGQPLRAWFGFWHPNVHSMLTEVIFCITVYMLVLTIEFIPIILENRKLNKIKFLHHMAHNFHVIMPLFAGVGAFLSFFHQGSLGGMYGVLFSRPYAFREGFFIWPWTFFLFILSAVASGPGFTMLVATLMEKMTGRKLVDFSVKALMGKISGTMLAIYLVFKYLDTWAWATGILPRSGLTFSEVFYGVAYGKWLLFSELIVCGLFPAILLLNAKTRNTPWILYSACTLVGIGVIINRYVQTAQTLAHPVMPFDRWYVYMPTWAEWAPSLAIIAYGALILSLAYRYLPVFPQERKLNQA
- the hydA gene encoding dihydropyrimidinase, yielding MQIMIRGATVVNADHSARADILVSDGKIRAVGRDLDIPSGTRIVDAEGLLALPGGIDPHTHLDMPIAGTRTADDFEQGGRAALAGGTTTIIDFVIPRQGQSLLQAHDAWMKLARSATCDYSFHVAVTWFDARVAQEMGVLARERGVNSFKHYMAYKGTVMLDPEQMPDSFARAGELGCLCTVHAENAEIIPFLQRKLLAQGVTHPRGHPISHPASGEADATWRAIAVAEAASVPLYIVHLSCAQALDAVIAARARGLPVFAECLGGHLAVDATVYEQEDAQAAARFVMSPPFRPKEDREALWTGLTTGAIQVTASDNCAFTDAQRQGGLRDFSKLPSGTPGLEDRMRVIWDGGVAQGRLTPEQFVAVTSTNAARLFNIYPGKGCILPGADADIVLWDPQAEHTVSAKTHHHAVDYSVFEGMAFRGAPVATYLAGWEVVREGRVNAEPGSGRHIVRPTFEPGFRSLRDLLSK